A stretch of DNA from Kangiella sediminilitoris:
TAATAGTTTCATTGTCATAGCTGCCAAAACTGTTCGTTGGATTTAATGTTCTATCACATGCCTTATAGATTGTTAACTCTGATCTGCGACGCTATTAAAAATAAACACAAAAGGCACTTGATTTAAATGCAGTTGAGAATTATTCTCATTTGTGTGTTTTCTATATCTGGGAGAAGAAAGTGATTCATTACATGATTAATGCCTGGCTGGATAGGCGTCAACCTAAATTGGAGCTGATAGAAAAGAACTCTGGGAATATTATTGGGCGTTGGCAGGGAAGAGGGCTTCAGCAGCTCTTTAACTCGGGACTGATCAGTTATGAAGAACTGGCTTCTAACGATCGTACTGACAGTAAGCAGCTGGTCAAGGCTTTGATTCTGGAACTGACCTGTGAGGAGTTGTGCGGCCGGTGTCTCTATGAGCGTTGATCAGTCTTTATTGCGATCGATGTCCCGCGCCAGTTCTTCTACAAACGGAGCGCTGGCCTGAGCATGATTGGCCCGATTGACCAGATGGCAGAATAGTTCCGCTGTTTTAGTCGCGTCATAAAGCGCCGAGTGGGCCTCTTTCTGACTGAAGGCGATATCTGCACGCTTACAGGCCTGAGCCAGCACCGTGTGGCCCAGCATCAATGCGGAAAGCGAAGCCGTATCAAAACTGGTAAAAGGGTGAAACGGGCTTCGTTTGATATTGGCGCGTTCAACAGCGGCGTTGAGGAAGCTTTGATCAAACCAGGCATTGTGACCGACCAGGACACAACGGTTACAGCCGGCTTCCTTTTGTTCGGTTCTGAGGCCTTTGAAAATATCTTTAAGTGCTTCTTTTTCGTCCACGGCGTTACGCAGTGGGTTATCTGGATTGATGCCGGTGAACTCCAGAGCGCGCTGCTCTATGTTCGCCCCTTCAAATGGCTCAATGTTAAAGTGATAGCTTTTATACAGCTCTAGCTGTCCCTCATCATTATAACGTGTCGTAACTGCCGCTATTTCGAGCAAGGCATCCGTTTCAGCATTGAAACCGCCGGTTTCTACGTCTACCACGACTGGGTAAAAGCCACGAAACCGGTTTTTCATATCCAGATTGATCATCTTAAATCCTAACGCTTATGAGTTTTCCTTGCGAAGTTTCCACTGCAGGGTTTCTTCTGCTCGGAATGGAACCAGGTGATCATTACCCAGGCATAAAGATTTTGGTATTTTCCATTCATCTTTGACCAGCGTAATTTTCTTCTCATTACGCGGTAGGCCATAAAAGTCTGGGCCGTGGAAACTGGCGAATCCTTCCAGTCTGTCTAACTTGTCCATCATCTCAAAAGCTTCGGCATATAACTCGATGGCGGCGTAAGCGGTGTATACGCCAGCACAGCCACAGGCCGCTTCTTTTTTGTTTTTGGTATGAGGAGCGCTGTCCGTACCAAGGAAATATTTTGGTGAGCCAGACGTTGCTGCCACCAGTAGTGCCGCCTGATGTT
This window harbors:
- the rnt gene encoding ribonuclease T, which codes for MINLDMKNRFRGFYPVVVDVETGGFNAETDALLEIAAVTTRYNDEGQLELYKSYHFNIEPFEGANIEQRALEFTGINPDNPLRNAVDEKEALKDIFKGLRTEQKEAGCNRCVLVGHNAWFDQSFLNAAVERANIKRSPFHPFTSFDTASLSALMLGHTVLAQACKRADIAFSQKEAHSALYDATKTAELFCHLVNRANHAQASAPFVEELARDIDRNKD